The proteins below are encoded in one region of Casimicrobium huifangae:
- a CDS encoding LytR/AlgR family response regulator transcription factor, whose protein sequence is MTQPVALIAEDEANLAHALRDALARTWPELRVAEIVGNGPAAIHAVDQHAPDVLFLDIRMPGLTGLQVAERLAGSAGGPGPLVVFVTAYNEYAVQAFEREAVDYLVKPVIDDRLAETVERLKKRLANAATPATTGSDELGRALDLIKRLAGGAGTAAASYLKFLRAGIGDTVRIVPVDEVTHLQAQDKYVSIYTPDGEQLIRISLKELADQLDPALFVQVHRSTIVNMRAVETADRDFTGRVLLTLRGVKDKVQVSRQYAHLFTRM, encoded by the coding sequence ATGACGCAACCCGTTGCCCTCATCGCCGAAGACGAAGCCAATCTCGCCCACGCGCTCAGGGACGCGCTCGCGCGCACCTGGCCGGAGCTGCGCGTGGCCGAGATCGTCGGCAACGGGCCGGCCGCGATTCACGCCGTTGACCAGCATGCGCCCGATGTGCTGTTCCTCGACATCCGTATGCCGGGGCTCACCGGTCTGCAGGTGGCCGAGCGCCTGGCGGGCTCGGCCGGGGGGCCGGGACCGCTGGTAGTGTTTGTCACGGCCTACAACGAATACGCGGTGCAGGCCTTCGAACGGGAAGCGGTGGACTACCTGGTCAAGCCGGTGATTGATGACCGCCTCGCCGAAACCGTCGAGCGGCTGAAAAAGCGGCTTGCCAACGCCGCGACTCCAGCCACAACGGGCAGCGACGAGCTGGGTCGGGCGCTTGACCTCATCAAACGCCTTGCCGGCGGTGCGGGAACGGCGGCGGCGTCCTACCTCAAATTTCTGCGTGCCGGCATCGGCGACACCGTTCGCATCGTGCCGGTCGACGAGGTGACGCATCTGCAGGCGCAGGACAAATACGTCTCGATCTACACGCCCGACGGCGAGCAGCTGATCCGCATCTCGCTCAAGGAGCTGGCCGACCAGCTCGACCCGGCGCTCTTCGTGCAGGTGCATCGTTCGACCATCGTCAACATGCGCGCGGTCGAAACTGCCGATCGCGATTTCACCGGCCGCGTGCTGCTCACACTCCGGGGCGTCAAGGACAAGGTGCAGGTGTCGCGGCAGTACGCGCACCTGTTCACCCGTATGTGA
- a CDS encoding sensor histidine kinase produces MDPKIEARLKPGTDYHPLQVIPFFRRWRPSVLRNLLFTAILCAIVIAVIVLFSLGMGHRITWKMLAEVATFSLLIGYTQHYLYKITITLARRRQRLAPLLMHPMMLGVALPIAAIYVGYVLAVSLLTGTLWLNVSENWRGFVFASCVTIAIGWLLWEAIEATRKNEVERRERAELQANVDRAERERTTAELKALRAQVEPHFLYNTLSNVVSLIEREPATAKYMTERLIGYLRHTLDASRRENATVGDELAIIADYLEILRLRMGERLWYEVAADDATRALPLSPMLLQPLVENAIKHGLEPKIEGGRITVSAVVQDGRLNIVVEDTGLGFGVATDTAGSGSGLANVRGRLKAIYGDAARLSIEQPEAGTRIRLSLPIAASAAV; encoded by the coding sequence ATGGATCCGAAAATCGAGGCGCGCCTGAAACCGGGGACCGACTATCACCCGCTGCAGGTGATTCCGTTCTTCCGGCGCTGGCGTCCCTCGGTGCTGCGCAATCTGCTGTTCACCGCGATCCTGTGCGCCATCGTGATCGCGGTCATCGTGCTGTTTTCGCTTGGCATGGGCCATCGCATCACCTGGAAGATGCTCGCGGAAGTGGCCACTTTCAGCCTGCTGATCGGCTATACCCAGCACTACCTGTACAAGATCACCATCACGCTGGCACGCCGCCGGCAGCGCCTGGCGCCGTTGCTGATGCATCCGATGATGCTGGGCGTGGCGCTGCCGATCGCCGCGATCTATGTCGGCTACGTGCTCGCGGTGTCGCTGCTGACTGGCACGCTGTGGCTCAACGTCAGCGAAAACTGGCGCGGTTTCGTGTTCGCCAGCTGCGTCACCATCGCCATCGGCTGGCTGCTGTGGGAGGCCATTGAAGCGACCCGCAAGAACGAGGTTGAGCGGCGTGAACGGGCCGAGCTGCAGGCCAATGTTGACCGTGCCGAGCGTGAGCGCACCACTGCCGAGCTGAAGGCGCTGCGCGCCCAGGTCGAGCCGCATTTCCTCTACAACACGCTGTCCAATGTGGTCAGTCTGATCGAGCGCGAGCCGGCCACCGCGAAGTACATGACCGAGCGGCTGATCGGCTATCTGCGGCATACGCTCGACGCCTCGCGCCGCGAGAACGCTACCGTCGGCGATGAACTGGCCATCATTGCCGACTATCTGGAAATCCTGCGGCTGCGGATGGGCGAGCGACTCTGGTACGAGGTTGCCGCCGACGACGCCACGCGTGCGTTGCCGCTGTCGCCCATGCTGCTGCAGCCACTGGTGGAGAACGCGATCAAGCACGGGCTGGAGCCGAAAATCGAAGGCGGGCGCATCACGGTCAGCGCCGTAGTGCAGGATGGTCGCCTCAATATCGTCGTTGAGGATACTGGCCTCGGCTTTGGTGTCGCCACGGATACGGCCGGCAGCGGCAGTGGCCTGGCCAACGTCCGCGGCCGGCTGAAAGCAATTTACGGCGATGCCGCGCGGCTCAGCATCGAGCAGCCGGAAGCAGGCACAAGAATCCGTCTGTCACTGCCGATCGCAGCCTCTGCTGCTGTGTGA